The Amycolatopsis umgeniensis DNA segment CCGTCGCGACGGCGAGGATCAGCGCCAGCCCGACACCGAAGACGATCATCGCGGCGAGCAGGTCGGTGTAGACGATCGTCACACCGATACCCGAGTACAACGCGAAACCCGTCGCCGAAAGAGCACAGCCCAGCGAGATGGTGACCGCGCGGCCGAGGGCCTTGATCGCCAGCGGCGCGAGCACGCCGCCGACGATCGCGCCGCCCATCCCCGGCAACCCGGCGAGCCCCGACTTCAGCGGCGACCAGCCCGCCACCAGTTGCAGGTACTGCGCGAACATCAGCGAGACCGCGAGCTGCGCGAACATCGCCAGGATGGTCGTGCCGACGGTCGCCGAGAACGCCCGTTGCGCGAACAGTTTCAGGTCCATCAGCGGTTCGGCCAGGCGCGGCTGCCGCAGGACGAACGCCAGCAGGCAGCCGAGGCCGAGCACTGCGGCCACCGCGATGTCCCAGTGCCCCCAGCCCTGGTACGCGACTTCCTTGATCGTGTAGACGATCCCGACCATGCCGATGATGGACAGCAGCACACTGGGCACGTCGATCCGCCCCGGGGACGGGTTCTTCGACTCGGGCAGGATCAGCGCGCCCGCGATCACCATGACCACCACCACCGGCACGTTGACCAGGAACACCGAACCCCACCAGAAATGGTCGAGCAGGACGCCGCCGACGAGCGGCCCCATGCCGAAACCGAGGATCGTCAGCCCGCTCGAAACCCCGATGGCGGCCGCGCGTTCCTTGCCGGTGAACACGTTCCGGATGATCGACAACGTCGACGGCATCAGCGTCGCGGCGGCGATCCCGAGCAGCGCGCGGGCGGCGATCAGGAGTTCCGCCGTCGGCGCGTACGCGGTGATCACCGAAGCGACGCCGAACAGCGACGCCCCGATCAGCAGCAGTTTCTTCCGGCCGACGCGGTCGCCGATGTTCCCCATCGTGATCAGCAGCCCGGCGAGCGCGAAACCGTACGCGTCGGCGATCCACAGCATTTCCGTCGTCGACGGGTGCATCTGCTCGGAAAGCGACGGCAGCACCAGATGCAGCACGGTCAGGTCGATCGCGATCAGCAGCTGCGCCAGCACACAGACCGCGATCGTCCCGATCTTGCGGCCCTTGCCGATGTCAACACTGTTCACCTCGAAACGCCGAAGGTGAGTTCCGGCGAGTGACGCGCGGTGCCGTGGTCCCCGTCGCCGAGGTAGAACCGGGTGCTCATGGTGCGGGCCGCCGGGTCGAGGACGCTGCGCCACAACGTCCGCCATGGCGCGCCCGGTTCGATCGCGACGGACACCGCGTCGAGCGCGTCGCGCGGCCCGGCCTCCGCCTCCTTGGTGATGGTGCGCAGCCGCTGGTAGGTGAGCATGGTCTCCGGCGTGTCCTCCGGCAGCGCGTCGATGTCCGGATAGCGGTGCAGCGGATGGTTCGTGACGCACAGCGGCCCGTCCGCGACCTCGACGAAGTACTCGATGTCGTGCGCGCCGCGCTCGTAGACGAAGCCGCGTCCGGAGGCGTCGGCGACGATGTAGTGACAGGGCGCGCCGTGCGCGTACTGCTTGGCGAGCATCAGCGCTTCCTTGGCCTCGTCGACGTTTTCGCACGTGTCCAGCAGGTACCGGCAGACCTGGGGCACCGAGAGACCCGCCTGCGGACCGGGATCGTGCTCCAACGGAGTGGCCGCCTCGAGGTCGGCCATCAGCAACGCGACCACGAGCCCGGCCTCGTTGACACCCTCCATCGCACCGTCCACTGTGGACATCGAAAGCGACGTCGAGGCGATGCCGTCGTCGGGGATCGTGGTCAGGACGTAGGGGCGTGAAGCCATCGGCACCGTCCCGTCGTCGACGGGTTCCGCACCGGCCATCACCGCGCCCAGCTGGCTCCAGCTCAACGTGAAGAAGTCGTAGTTCCGGCCGAGCGCGCTGCCCGTCCACAGCGCCGAACAGCCCGATCCGGCGGGTAAGGCGGTGGCGTTGTCGAAGCAGACCGCCGCGTCGGCCGCGAGCCCGTAGGCCTCGGCGAATCCGGCCGTGC contains these protein-coding regions:
- a CDS encoding MFS transporter, whose amino-acid sequence is MNSVDIGKGRKIGTIAVCVLAQLLIAIDLTVLHLVLPSLSEQMHPSTTEMLWIADAYGFALAGLLITMGNIGDRVGRKKLLLIGASLFGVASVITAYAPTAELLIAARALLGIAAATLMPSTLSIIRNVFTGKERAAAIGVSSGLTILGFGMGPLVGGVLLDHFWWGSVFLVNVPVVVVMVIAGALILPESKNPSPGRIDVPSVLLSIIGMVGIVYTIKEVAYQGWGHWDIAVAAVLGLGCLLAFVLRQPRLAEPLMDLKLFAQRAFSATVGTTILAMFAQLAVSLMFAQYLQLVAGWSPLKSGLAGLPGMGGAIVGGVLAPLAIKALGRAVTISLGCALSATGFALYSGIGVTIVYTDLLAAMIVFGVGLALILAVATDTVLGVVPKARAGAASAISETATELGGALGIAILGSVLGALYRSELVIPAGVPPEAISDTLGGAVQVAAQLPPEQGALILTNAKLAFVDGLQVTMLCSAGLMALLAVSALFTLRGVPKVLEDPEDEPVPVPATV
- a CDS encoding C45 family peptidase, yielding MTYIAGSPEDFLAVRQLTLRGTQAEIGHALAAEMKARTGWTPPPTDPIVARARRVWFERNWPQYAARTAGFAEAYGLAADAAVCFDNATALPAGSGCSALWTGSALGRNYDFFTLSWSQLGAVMAGAEPVDDGTVPMASRPYVLTTIPDDGIASTSLSMSTVDGAMEGVNEAGLVVALLMADLEAATPLEHDPGPQAGLSVPQVCRYLLDTCENVDEAKEALMLAKQYAHGAPCHYIVADASGRGFVYERGAHDIEYFVEVADGPLCVTNHPLHRYPDIDALPEDTPETMLTYQRLRTITKEAEAGPRDALDAVSVAIEPGAPWRTLWRSVLDPAARTMSTRFYLGDGDHGTARHSPELTFGVSR